The stretch of DNA GAGGACAAAAATATACTAGGCCCAAGGGAGGTACATCAAATTCTGCTAGGCCTGTTTTTGGTGACACACATCATGAGGGAAAGAACGAAGATGAAGAGGAGGTAGAAGAGGAGGACCCTGTGTTTGATTATGAGTCTGAAACGTTGTTAATACCAGAGAGCTCAGAGGATAAATGAGACAGATATGAATGGCCACAATTTAATGAAGGTGCTGAGTTTGGTCAAGTTTGGTTTCAATTAGGAATGGAGTTTACAACCCTTGAGTCCTTCAAGAATGCATTGAAGGATCATGTGATTTATGAAGGAAGGAGGATCAGATACATTAAGAATGATCAGAGAAGGGTGAGGTGTGATTGTGAACATGGGGTGGAAAGGGTTAAGAAGCCTAGgaaaagaaaatctaaaaagGAGACCACTGCGGAAGAGCCTACCAAGGAAAAAACTGATCAAGTTAATAATGAAGTGGACGAAGGAGAGGAAAATAATAAGGGTAATGAGGAAGATGATGCTGCCGGTGATAATAACCAAGCGGATGTTGTGACTAATGAGAGTAACCAAGCAGATGTTGTGACTAATGAGAATAACCAAGATACTGTTTTGCCTGGTGAAGATAACAGTAACAAAGGTCCGAAGTGTGCACCTTGTCCCTGGCTCATTTATTGTGCTTGGAACTCTCAATTGAGAAGCTATCAAATAAAGACATATGTTCCTAATCACACATGCGGAAGAGAATTCGGGAGTAATATGGCGGACCAGAAGTGGGTTGCTAATAAGTTGGAGAAAAGGCTACAAACCCAACCTCACATGACACTCAGTGAGGCATACGACCACATCAAAATAGATTACAATGTGGTGGTGAATGGAAAGATGATCTATAGAGCTCTTAAAGAGGCAAGAGATCGTTTTGTTGGAAACGAAAGAGCCCAATACAGTAAACTTAGGGACTACTTGCATGAATTGTTGAGGAGCAATCCAGGAAGCAGAGCATTATTGGCGGTGACTCCAATACCGCAGTCTCCTCCGTTGTTCGACAAGCTATATATATGCCTTGACGCATGTAAAAAGGGCTTTAAGGCTAGTTGTAGAAAGTTGATCGGTCTTGATGGTTGTTTCTTGAAAGGATATTTTGGAGGCCAACTACTTTCAGCCATGGGTCAAGACGCTAACAATCACTTCTATGTGATTGCGTTTGCTGTGGTCGACAGCGAGACAAAGAAAAATTGGAAATGGTTCCTCACACTGCTACAAGAAGATCTTGGGGATCAGTACATACATGGGTGGAATTTCATATCAGATCAACAAAAGGTAAACAAATCAATTTGTAAATGAAGTCATTCAATTAGGGACTTTTGCCTGAATATTGAATCTGTTGTTAGTATTGTCACTGAATTTATTATTTGGAAACTGCAATTCTGGATTTTTGACTGCATATTTTGGTTTGTTATCAGTATTGTTTAGAAGATCAATTTCTGGTTTGAATCTGTTATTAGTATTGTTGTTAATATTGTCATTGAATTTGTTATCAATATTGTTAATGAATTTGTcagtaaaagataaatatcacATTGAATGTgttattaatattgttattgAATTTGTTATTTGAAAACTGCAATTAGGGACTTTTGCCTGCATTAAAGGAAGTCATGCCGCATGCTCATCACCGCAATTGTGTTAGGGACTGAACTGTCTTATTCTGAGTAGGGACTAACTCTGGATAATCATTGGCTTCAGGCTGGTGCTTCTGGAATTGCTCAACTCCATGTACCTTCATCCTTTCATGGACCATCAGCAGCAAACATGGTTAGTGATTTCTAACAAAATCTTTATAATTGTTTGCATTCGGTTAGTGAGTTTCAACTAATTATTCATTTCTTGTTTGGCAATCTGCAGACCACTGGAATATTGCCACAAACCATTTGGAATGGCCTTAATGCTTAAGCCTCTACACGAGCAAAGCAGCCTATTATCAGGCCACCTCACATAATGAACCCACCAATTCCGTCAAGCACCCCACCACCAATTCAACCACATCAAACCCTTTAGGGCATCTCACATGAAACAATGTCTGCTGCAAGTGAAGGAACTGCGTCAAGGATGTTCCAGTTCATACCCAATCTTAGTTTCAAGGCTCCGAGGAAGAAATGAACCAACATATATCAAGGCCTACTCTTAAGTGTTGTTTAGAGAATTTTAAAATGTAATCATGTGGTCTGAAATACCTTTTAAGTAgtattttggttgaattagGATAAACTTGATCCTTTGTTTTGCTTCATGCATGAGTATTTTGGTAGAATCAGGATAAACTTGTTCCTTTGTTTTGGAACACATTTTGATGGAATTATCATTGCCAAGAATAGGCTTCTTGAGACAATTACACTTATtagcataaggttttacatgtATTACTTAGATACTTTAATCTATGATGGTTGCTGTTTGGTTTTTCATTTCTTACTTAGATATTTGCTAATACATGATAAGTCACTCATCATTGAGACAATTACACTTATTAGCACAAGGTTTTACATGTATTACTTAgataccttaatctatgatggtTGCTGTTTGGTTTTTCATTTCTTACTTAGATATTTGCTAATACATGGTAAGTCACTCATCATTGATTGTTGAAGTAGAATAAATTCATCGTACAAATAGATTTGCACTCTCCGTAAACAAATTATTGCTTTTTTCATTTATCAGGAATTTAGCAAAGAAATATACTACTCAGTCAATTCACGTCCAAACCTAAACTACTAACGTTTTCCAGAGTGCTTGATTAAACAAAGCCAACTTATTATCCATAAACCTATAACAAATACAACAACATTAAACGTTATGCTTTTCCAATCAATTTTTGACATTGAATTATGAGGTTTCTTCAGTGCCCCTATCCTGTTTTCAAGCTCCAAAAATCTCTCTTCAACCCATCCATCATCACCACTTATGCCATGAAGTTCAGTTATCTTTTCCACACCAACTTTCTTGTAATCAAAGTTAAAAACTGATTCAAACCATACGAAGAAATTGCAGTGGATTTGTTTTTCCtgcttaaaaaaaaatcatcttttTGCTCAGAACCAATTCATAAACAAATGCATCAACAATGATTTTCCAAGCCACTATCTAATTAAAATCTAACCTTGTATTTTGGGCAACCAAAGAACAGTCTTCCCGGATTATCAGGAGTCCTTGACTTCGATACGATTGCATACAATCCACATCCACATTTTGGGTGCTGTCCTTTGGGGATTTCGCATGTTTCCATGCCTGGGTTATCAGCTCCGGCGTGGGTCGCTCTCCGTCGACGACCACTTGATACCAAGGTACTTCCTATACTGTGTGACATTATAGCTGTGATGTATTTTCTAGAGGAATCAACTTTTTAGGGTTTCAAATTCATGCAGgatttaaagaagaaaatgaacgAAGACCTCTACACCTTCATATACAAAACGCAGCGTCGTGGTCTCTCCCAAATTGACGTTACTAGGGCTGTGACTACAGGGACTGAACTGTCCTCTTCGCTCCACCTGGCACTTAACGGCCACGTGAAAAACTTAACGCTACACCTCAGCAGCGGACGTTACCTTTTGACGGACGAGGACTACAATAACTAACGGCGTATAACGTTGGGGATTGATCTAGGTATTTTTATTCCTTGGGGTCTAAAGTGTCCAGTCTAAAATTTCTTAGGAACTGATTTGGGGtattactcttaaaataaatGTTAGGTGGCATTTACGTTAATTCTTTATAATCTTTGTCTaatacaattaaatttttatgttgcaAAAGCATCGTTAACTTATTATTGCAACATCAATATTGTATCtcttttttattacaataataattcaatatTGATCATTTATCGTTCTATTCTCAATTTTTATTGtgtcatttaaaattatattaataactaatttaaatataaaaaaacaattaaTCTCTTAAATAATAAGACAATAGAAACTTAAAACCTaccttttaaaatttatatgaagtACGCAGATTTTACTAGAGACAGTGATGTCAATTTAGATGGTGGGATAAGAGAAATGCGACACTAATACATAAAAACTGTATTTTATCacataattttttcttctttttacattaataatttttgttcatttttttacaaatttaacTCTATTTTTTGCACGTAGTTATCAATATTTCTTACTTACATATTaatgttttttcttctttttattggAGATATTCAATGACCAcaaatataaatttcaaaagaaaaataatgatttCTGGATTAAAGTTTTGGAGTGAATTGCATGAAGATTAATATTCTtacatatttgattattatttaaaaaatttgtttttttcctTGATTATGAATAAAATTCTTATCAGTaatgtttataatttatttattgaattattattaaaaaaaaagtccaTCTAGTCTAGCTAAAAATTTcggtatatttttatattaataataaatacagaaattattaatattttacaaatttttttaatggaaCTTATTTGTGAGTTTGTGTAAGAAtagatattattaaatttgtgtaTTAATTTAAGGGATAAGTACTGAAATCGTCCCTAACGTCTTGAgttaaaatcaaaatcgtcctcgacctttttttattattaaaatcatcttCAACGTTACAAAACGCTATAAAATCGTCTTTTtccactttaattttatttttttaccataTTACCCTTCCACTTTCGACTCCCTTCACTCCCTCACCCCCTCAGCCCACTCCCTCACCCCCTCACCCTCCCGTAACCAAATTTAGCAAAAactcagcaacaacaataatcaaaattctgcaacaattcacaaattcagcaacaacaataatcaaaattctgcaacaattcacaaattcagcaacaacaataatcaaaactcaGCAAAACTCAGCAATAAGCAATAATAAAAACTCAGcaacaattcacaaaaaatttagaaattctaCAACAAAAATCCAgttcaaaaaagaagaagaagaagaagaacagtgGCGGATCACAGGCGGCAGGGCGGCGGTGCAGCGGTGGCGGCGGCAGTGAAGATCGACGGCGTCCATGAAGACCGGTGGCGGCGGCGATGACCCTTCCCCTTCCCCCTCTTCTTCCTTCGCGTTCCCTTCTTCCTTTCCCTAAGGAGCGAAGAGCGGCGGCAGCAGCGAAGAGCGGCGACGATAATGAAGACCGGTGGCGGCGgcgaggagaagaagaagaagaagaaggtggtggtggtgagggNNNNNNNNNNNNNNNNNNNNNNNNTGGTGGTTAGGGCGTGAGAGTTTGGTTAGATATGAAGGAAGGTAAAATTTTGGGGGTAAGGGAGGGAAGAGAGACCGAAGAGGCTGGGAGTGGGGTGAGGTggggtttttcttttttttttatgttaatattatttttatttttgttttaagggTAAAATTGTcaaagtattattattttttgtaaaaaatgtaattttataacgttttgtaacgttgaggatgattttaataacaaaaaaggtcggagacaattttgattttgacccaaGACGTTAGGGACGATTTCAGTATTTATcccttaatttaattattagtgtGATTAAATAATTGTAACTTTATGCTCATCTATTATCATCTAAATCGTCCGTACTAAGAATAAATATTATGATAAtagtatttaaatatttagaaaTACACATATTCATTATGTGTTCTTTTGATAGGAATCCAAAAATTCATAAAGCATCATCAATGAAATTACATCAATTACCAATTTTCATATTacattctaaaataaaatttattaagagTTAGTCACGTTATAATAATTATGGTAGAAATGGCcataacaatattaaaaatgttGTTCGTATAGATCAACTGCAAACAATTCATATTGTGCTGATCATTTTTAAGATACAaatctcaaattaaaaattattagttaaatttttcATATACAAAATCTCAGCTCGAGAACATAAAATTATGCACGCATGTGTGTACGGAACaagtttattttgaaaaaaatatatatataagataagAATTAAAGATTCACACATAATTCTTTGTTATTCTAGCATTCAAAAATTTGTGTCTCAATAATTACATAACTACACCATCATAATACTCTCATGCCATAGCTAGTAGAAAGCCTTTCATGCATCATGCACATATTCTTCTAAAATAAGCAAATCATTAGATAACAAGCCAAATTCTACCGCATGATGCTCAAAATTTTAGTCACCAAATTTTATTCaccaaaacaaatttaaaaatctattcACCAAGTTTTATTCAATTAgcaaatttatcataaaaattcaTACACAAAGTCTATTATCCAAATTTTATTCGATTAGCACATAATAAAAATGACGTAATATTGTAACGAGAACAATTCACTAAATTTTATGTTGGCATTTGCGTTAGAATTTTCTGTTCGAAATTTTTGTTCTTCATAAATAATGATGAATGTTTCTAGGATTTCCACGAAAAcatgaattaattattaaaatcaacaaaGTTACTATATAAGAGAATATTCTTTACTCATAAATAAAGaagttttattattgttattaatgaactctttaaaaaaaaactatgacaatttttttattatataaatatatattatatttatcatAACTAcctttaaaaatatacaaatttttaatataatttttttcactcAACTTTAGTAAACACAGTTTAATTATGTCCTGCATGCTcaactataaattttaataaatatattgtgttaagaaaaatataaaattattaactaacttttcttattttatggctagatttattttattaatttatagttAGTCTTATACATatctttttattgattttttatgtgGCACACTATTAATTTTAGacttttgaagataatggttGGGCAGATGGCTAAATTGACGCTGTGGTGGACATTTAagggatttttttttcttcccagCAAGAAATGGGAAATGATTTGGAATTTGATTTATAGATTTGATGTTTTTTGGAATTTGATTTATAGATTTGATGTTTTTGGTGTAATAAGTGAATGAGATCGAAAATATTggtagggtttggtgtttatcTTGAATACTCAGCTCAAAGTTCACTTTGTAGAAActtgaaagaaagaagaacAGTCCGTTTATATTTCtataagaatttaaaatatctGTTCTACTACAATGTTATTACCAATAACATGTTacatgtttattaattttgtcttttctttaccaaaaattaattttgtctttttattaaatttatataataataaattaagtttaattaatatagtagtttattttttttggtgactgaacataacacaaaaaaaaagaactaaGAGAAAGAGTAGCACTCCTCTCTAATAATAATGTCTAAATTATTAGGGGGCAGTAACCATTCTAGATACACCGGCTTGTTTAAAGCCGCAGTCTTAGCCATTAAATCAGCCGCTCTGTTTGCTGTGCACTGGATGAGAACTAAAGTAGCTGTCCAATTGCGCTggagcattttttattttgtcaagCAGATCAGAGTCATTCCTAATCATGCTGGTTGTGCCTCGCGAAACAAGAAGAAACGCATCAAGATTATCAGTTTCACAgacgacctctttgcactcgcaATCCCAAGCCATAACAAGCCCTCTCCAAATAGCATGAAGCTCACAACAGAGAACACTAGAGAGAGGTATACTGGCAGAACAACCTTTTATCCAAATTCCCATGCTGTCTCTAATAATACATCCAAAGCCAGCTAATTGCTCATTTTCAAAAACTCTTGCATCGCAGTTCACTTTACAAACATTCATTGGAGGTGGTTCCAGTTATATttcaaagaagaaggaataataTGTTTTTGGTTGGTAACAACATTAGAAAAATCTCGAACAGCATGTTTAACCAAGTGAACAATTTTCTCCTTACTCCATGGATCATCTTGATGAAAGATGTCATTGTTCCTATCCCTCCAAATCCACCAAAAGGCCGCTGCAAAGAGAAACTCATTGTTGTTGAGGTTAGAACGAATCCAAGACACAAAATCCAAACTAGAGTCCTCAGCGGTCATTCCCAAATTTAAGCTAATCCAAATCTGACGAGTTTTTTGGCAAGTCCTAAAGCAGTGGTTAATATCCTCTTGCGCAAGATAACATCTCTGACAAAAATCAGAAGTAGCAAGACCTCTTTGAAATCGGTACCTAGCTGTGGGAACTCCATTGTTGAGGCAAAGTCAGAGCAGACACTTTATCTTCTCCGGTATTCTCAAGcgccaaagccaaagccaattTTCATTATCATTCCAGCCAAATTTCTTAATATAGTAGTTTAataagtatttaattattttttaaacaagaataatatttttttatttgaatatatacatgcaaaagaaagatatttaaaaaataaaaaaattaatccttcctaatttaaatatttaaataattttagttttatttatgtttatccATATTAATAGTGTAATTTTAAGAAAGGGGATAAGTATCATGTcaattgtattaattaattttttattaaaaatttatttacttatatctaaaaaacttatttattcacttgtttatttttaaaaaatattgactgGCATGCTCCAAGCAAAATTAAGAGTgcaatactttttaaaattaaattatttatataaaatataatcaaaatgagAGTATAAGTGTATAACACTcttaaaaaatgaattattattaaagataataaataaacgaaaaatacaaaaaaaactgtatatatttataaatattaattcacatattcttttaattaaataattatgtattaaaataatcaaatttgatATAATGGAAAGATTAAATTTCTAACTGACCAATAACCAAAACTTGTttacaataatataataaattttgttatgaaatatcaaatatgtatttatatattgtgACTAATTTTATgtgtacaaaaaatataatcgataaacaaaataatagcTTACaagttttcatatttttttttaaaataagttaatttgattaatagattatcattttaattctcaactatttatacaaaatatataataaaataaaaaataaaatttatctaactaataaaaaagtataacactttttatttaatgaaagaTGAGTCATCACAAAGATATCTTTTAATATTCTTATTACATCAACACACATGATTAAATGTTATATCCTCTAACATTcaatatttgatttgtaatgTTATAAACTCAATACAATTCCTCTCTAGAAAaagtttatataatattttttatttttgtcctacatttaaattaaaattagtcaatCCTTTACTTTTATGTACTAAAAATATTAACCTTCTAATATTAAAAGATACTCATCTGACAAACATGACAAATATGAAATTCATACAGTTTTCGCCTCACATGCATGTATTGCTTTCAAATATTCCTCAAAAGGAAAAAGGCACGAAGTAGATCAGATTAATGCTAGTcattttgaatatatatatatatatgtatatatatatgtagtgatgaaattttaaaatactataatatataaaatttttataatatttttaagttttttttttttgttatttttaatctatttatGTTTATCAATTATATATCATCTTTGTCTTAtatcatctttattttaaataatttatatttttaatattatctagtcataataataatgttaaaaaagtaaaatatcatgattcatgaatattatttttaattattgaaatattatATTCGTATTTGTATTATATctaatagttttatttttacaCTATAATATTTACGTTTACTAAACATATGTATTGGGTAAAAAACTCTTCAAATACTAGAATGTATAATGTCTTTAcaattttatttagatttaatattaatttttaaaacttttttattaaatagtttcttatgaataaaaatttaattttaattctgcACAATGTACGaatttaaatttagttattcattatttacatgatttttcataatataatttatcttACAACCATttttttacatcatattttagtttaattttcacaattaaactcaacaatatcacaaattaaaccaaaaaaaatgcaTGTGAAAATCAATGAGAGGATTCTTCTTAAAGACACACCATAATCAATCCAGCCTCCTCAATAGATATGCAACTTGAACTTCTTTTGTCAATGGCATGATCCAATCACCATATAACTCAGCAACTAAGCTTGGAGCTATTTTGTATACTGCCTCAACTTGATGCTCCTTTGCATCATTTATAGCCACCTCTTGCCCATAAGTTTTTGCTTTCATCTCTACTCTCCTTTTAATTACCTCTTCAACTTCAGTATATGTCAGCATTTTCATTAACCTATCCTTGTCCTACAAACCCAATAACACAAAACAAAGTTGATTTTtagggagaaaataaaaaagaaaaagaaaatcaaagttGTGTTGTGTATATATGTTAGACagatttagatttaatttaaGTAGAATTTACATTCGAAATAACAAGTTAATGAATTTTTCATTATATAAACTCTTCACTCTTCTTCACTTTCTTTAATGTCAGACTAATTTCACTACTCTTCGTACTTGTAACATTAACAATATTAAAAGTGGATCTAACATTGATACAAGAAAGATAGGATTGTAATATTTCCTTAACAAAGATAAAGAAGAATTGCATATATAGAATTTGTACCTGTGCTTTAATGGCATCTTTATATGCATCAGGAGAAGCTTGAAATTTTGCCTCTGCTACAAACTTCCCATAATGGATTCTCTTGGAGAGAGCCTGAAGTAACAACACAAATAAATCTCAAGTATTCAATGTTATTAACAATTAGCTTATTACAATCTCAAAACTTCTGAGGCAGAGAAACAGTTAACATTTCAAAATAACACATGATAAATGTTAACTCCGGAATCATGCAATAGTTTATTGTATCAGCTATAAGTTACTCACTCACCTGCAAGCAAAGTGTATCACAAACAGAAGTGGATCCATAATTGCCATCATTTCCTTCTTTAATTAATCTTGGGATAAGATCTCTGAAGTACATGTTCCATACTTTTTCATTTATGTTAATTGAATTGGCAATGGGATGCAGTACCTATTCAGTGAACAAACACTTAATAGAAGCTTATGTTGGTTTGAGTTTACATTAAGAACTAAATTTATTCAACAACTAAATCGTATATAGTTCTATCCAACCTTAGAGGCAGAAACTAAACTTCATTATTTGATATTTTCTAACACATACATAATCCTTACCCGAGGGTATTGCATAGGTGGTAACATTGATTCAGGAAGATCATCAGGAAAGAAAGGATGTTCATCAGGACTCTTGTATCTCCCTACCTTCAATGTAACGAAAATTGCGCGTATTGTCACATAATGTTACGTTATACTAGCAAAAGTAACTAATTTTCAATCACTGCTTCCATTGAATGGTCATGCAATTATGAAAGACTACACAATTAATGTATAAAGTTATTTATTCTCATGCTAAATTGCATACCTTAGCATGAAGCTTCTCAGTTTCCCTGAGCATGTGTTCCACCAATGAGCCATGAAATCCATCCATTGAGAAGGCATTAGGGTCATATGTAGCTGCATTGTACAAGTATTGTGCTCTCTCCAAAAGGCTAAAGATTATGCTATCCTCTTGACGAATCAAAGAGTGTCTTATGTTATCTAGGATCAGTTTTTCACTCCCATCAATCCTTTTTTCTGCTGGCACAAATCTAGAGACAACAAATACTCttatcttattaaaaattttataagaacagCAAAAAAGGAGATTAGAGTGTGAATGTAGTAGAGTATATAATAAGGCTATGTTAggtaaatatttaataacaattCTATCCTT from Arachis duranensis cultivar V14167 chromosome 4, aradu.V14167.gnm2.J7QH, whole genome shotgun sequence encodes:
- the LOC107486688 gene encoding chorismate mutase 1, chloroplastic — protein: MEAKILRASISQPTLPFVSDSSSSVSLVPSCKLSCFPSNQTSSCFSKKHGGPSLKAFATSTGFVPAEKRIDGSEKLILDNIRHSLIRQEDSIIFSLLERAQYLYNAATYDPNAFSMDGFHGSLVEHMLRETEKLHAKVGRYKSPDEHPFFPDDLPESMLPPMQYPRVLHPIANSININEKVWNMYFRDLIPRLIKEGNDGNYGSTSVCDTLCLQALSKRIHYGKFVAEAKFQASPDAYKDAIKAQDKDRLMKMLTYTEVEEVIKRRVEMKAKTYGQEVAINDAKEHQVEAVYKIAPSLVAELYGDWIMPLTKEVQVAYLLRRLD